In Mauremys reevesii isolate NIE-2019 linkage group 13, ASM1616193v1, whole genome shotgun sequence, the sequence TATAAGTCTAAGTCTTCTTGAGCAGAAATATAAGAGTTGTAGGGGACATTTGTTCTTAACATGCCATTGGGATGGGATGAAATTGGCAGAAATTCATCTGAACACCCATGTGGAGAGCTTGACATAGCAAGAAGAGATGGTGATGGACGTATTATTTCATCTTTAATGTCATCTTCTGTATCAACCAAAATTGGTTCTTTTCTGAGACTCAACGAAGTCATCAATGGTGGTTTCTTGTTTTCCCAATAGCTGTCATATGTATCCACGGATTTAGAAGGCTTGCTTACTTTTGGCTTGAAGTACTCTTTAGGGGCTCTTTCACTAGCAGATTTCTGAAGAACCATGCGTGCCATAGAAGTGTTCAAGTTTTCTTTGCATTCTGTGCGCCGTTTCATAGCTTCTGAGCAGCCTCTAACATCTTCATTGCTATTTTTTCGCTCATTTACAACATCAAGCTCCAAATAACCTTTATCCTTCACTTGCAAGTGAATTTCAAGCAGTTGTTCACACTCTATTTTTGCCAAAAAGAGTTCAAATGAAACCATTTTTACTTGGAAGGCATCAACCAGCTCTTTGAGCTTATACATGGTTCCCAGTTCTTGGACATACCCCATGTAGTTCAGAATCTGTCTTACATCCTCCTCAGGTAGTGTGGACTTTACATAATAAACAAAAGGTCCCGTGTAGGTCTGGAAGGGGGAAAATAAAGGAAAGTTAAGTTATAATCTCAGTGGCAGACTAGATGCTCAGACACTACAGAGCTGGGTACAATATAGGTGCCTTGTTAGTCCTATCTAATCAACCTCTGACAATCAAAGACTACATCTACTCCAAGAAAGTTGAGCCCAAATTCTTTAGCTCTCCTGTTTGACAGACTAAAAATTCTGCATCAGCTTCAGATAAATCCAAAAAAGGAAGGTTTTGCTTAAATTTGAAGACCATATGACCAGCATGTAATCCTCTTGttattaaattgtttattttaagCTTCTCCTTAAATATTCCAGTTTTAACGGACCAGAAATTGAATTTACAACACAACTGCACTGTACAAGCTTTGGTGGGGGAAAGATGGAGGTTTCCGAAGTGGGTAGTGGACAGCTAAATATTTAAGAATCTTGTGGCCATATTGGGGACATGGGATCACAAAATTAACTCGATGTTTCTGCTAAAGCAATCAGTGAAATTGTTAATGTTGACATTAAAATCTTATCCAATTTCAAACTTAAATGTACTGAAATGAACAgtgtgagttcaaatctcagcaAATACTTCAAGATGTTTGCAGACTGGAGAAGAGTGTTGCATTGGTTTATGCCATTCACATTTCAAAGGTTTTCTTCATACTATAATGcttgaaacatttttaaatgacagtTCATATTTGGAGGAAGGATGGATTTTACAGCAAATTCTGCAGCCATGAAACATTGACAATAATCTGTACTTCAGCTGCCCTATCTACAATAGACGTAATATTTATTATGTGCATTTACAAAGtgcctcagatgaaaggtgcttcACAGGCTAATAATTATTAAGGACAGAAAATCCCTCAAGAAGAGGAGCAAGTCTCCTGGGAAAGAAGTTAAAAAGACAAGCCTAAGATGCAACACACATGTACATACAAGTATGTTCTAGGACAGTTTTTACCAAGGCCTATTAGGTACACTCTCTCTTTTCTAAAAATCCAAGGCCATGGGAGATTCCCCGCCTTGAGAAACTCAATGAGCACTTGCTTACTGATTCAGACAGAAAAACACAGCAACCAAATGAATCATTTGCAACTCTGTGAAATACTGTCCCAAACTTATCTTTTATGTTTGGGAAACAACTGACCTTTCTTCTGAGCTGCTTAGCTTAATGTAAATATCTGGCCAGGGATAATCATAACATTTTAAAGCAGAGAGTTCACTCAAATCAATTTGTACAATATGCTTACAGTTTTTCTTTCAGATGACTATGTGTCAAAAAGCTAATGAAGACATAAGTGTCTCACTTCAAAACTTATTAGTattatttttctaaacaaaatctcAAACACTGAGCTAAGGTGTAGCAGTGGGTTAAATATTTCAGTCTGAGCAGAGCTGACAGCCATCAATATTGTTGACAAAATTGACTCCAAAGAGGATGATGGTTTACAGTGTTTGATTTGGAAGGTACATTCTACGTTTTCTTAAGTCTTAGTCATGTTTTACATGTCAAGAGTctacagtgtaaaaaaaaaaaaaaaaggcttgtgGGGGATGAGGAAACATATGGATCCATAAGAAATATCCCTTGTGATGCAACATAGCTGAGATGTTTGCTCTGACTGGAGTTCAAATCCTATATTGGGTCACAAGTGGAAATGATTTGGCTCTGTCAACCTTGTACATGGTGGTAAAAAGAACTACAATATATGACCAACGTCTACATTGTTAGCATCCCAAGAGGTGCCCTAGACTGGAATAGTCAAGATCTTACTTGTCAGGACTTCAGTGCAATGAGGAAGTAGACCTATGGAGAGTTCTACTAGTCTGGAATAGTCCCGTCCGTCCCATCCCCCTGTCCTCCCCCTCAAAAATGTAATAGAAACTACTGATTGCacagtgcattttttttttaaaaggacactgtAGTTTAGTGTATAGAAAAATGCTTTGTAAGGCTATATTAGAAGTGTTTATATGCAACTTTCAAAAACAATTTTCTGTCTGGATTTCAAATGTCACCTGTAGTGTTCACAACTCAAACACTGCAGCTTTGATCCACTATAAATGAGAACCCAAAGACAAGACAGACTCAAAACTGACAGTGGAAGAGAAGCTAACTAGTCTGCTTCCATGATCTAAGCTGAGCTATATGCAATTATTAAACAAATAGCACAGATGATGAGAAGTATATTAGGCTTTTAAAATACTATCAGTCTCAAACAAAGACCCTGACACAGGTAAAGAATTTGAAAggacattaaaaagaaaaaaaaatccaggctcCATGTGATCAGGAATGAAGAAAGATGTTCTTAAAGCAAACTAAAGAAGTTTGCTTGCCAGTGTGAAATGAGTTGAGGTTTCCAATCCAATTCCTGGTAAACAAGTGTCCACTTCACTAAACACTGCACATTGCAATTAGTGCTAAATTAATAGCAGTTATGGCAGAAAGGGCAAATATGGAGTGAACTTAGAAGTCAACTATTCATTCACCCTAGTGGTATTCCCTCGCTGTCAAAGTCAGGATACAACAGTAGGCCAGTGGGGGGAAGCCAGAGGGGGATGCTTGCACTGATTCTGCCTGTTTTATGGATACAGAGAGGATTTCAGACTCCAGGACTGCGTATCTGTCATGCAGCAACGCAAAAAACACTCAGGAATAAAGTTAGATGAAACTACAAATCATTGTTCTAATGTATTATCACCGCATGTGAAACGTCTTACCTTTATAGTTTTGAATTCCTTCTTCCAAGGGTAAAGAAAGAGATTAATTCCTATCATCTCCAGCATAGCGAATGCAGTATGGAGAGAACGTAAATTTGAGGATTTCAGGGATCTTAGTGAATTTTCAACCATCTCATAAAATTTAATCAACCGGAATCTATAAAAGGGATCAATCTTGGGAAGGCAGAGTAAGGCTGAGGCTGCCACTCGCAGATATTCATCATTAACAGGGCGCTGTTTGTTGTCAGAAGCATTCAATTTGGATTCATGGAACTGTACATACTTCTTAAATAAATCGTCTTTATATTTCGTATCCATTGAAATAGGATTTTGGCTCACTCTTGGGTGGCTACCTCGTCTCTTCCATGGTTACTCTGCAACAGGCGGATTACTGAGCCTTTTACAAGTTCTCAGTAATCGTGATTCTTctggaataaaaagaaaaaacaaagacaaGTCATTACAGCTGTACTACTCCAGCATGCCTGTAATTTCCACATACCCACAGGAGCCTGTGGAAGTGTTCATGGAGCAGTGGATCCCAACCACAAACTCTTCAGGCTTCTGTAATCATGTAATAGGTGTACTGGTCT encodes:
- the SPATA2 gene encoding spermatogenesis-associated protein 2 isoform X1; translated protein: MDTKYKDDLFKKYVQFHESKLNASDNKQRPVNDEYLRVAASALLCLPKIDPFYRFRLIKFYEMVENSLRSLKSSNLRSLHTAFAMLEMIGINLFLYPWKKEFKTIKTYTGPFVYYVKSTLPEEDVRQILNYMGYVQELGTMYKLKELVDAFQVKMVSFELFLAKIECEQLLEIHLQVKDKGYLELDVVNERKNSNEDVRGCSEAMKRRTECKENLNTSMARMVLQKSASERAPKEYFKPKVSKPSKSVDTYDSYWENKKPPLMTSLSLRKEPILVDTEDDIKDEIIRPSPSLLAMSSSPHGCSDEFLPISSHPNGMLRTNVPYNSYISAQEDLDLYTDPDSRSMLNFKRHEVSKPDVWLIRNDANPIYHKRTHLAKETTSLKCQNCGITCGTSVCQKCDNLLIYRQEYPAVKQSSYSIKAIPNDGLSPGSALREKSQYALQTQSQERATQLSSKSKPSGTLRCGFCNRSGAANTCTFCSKVSCDACLNAYYYDPCCRKSELHRFMPNNQLNYKSTQLPHLVYR
- the SPATA2 gene encoding spermatogenesis-associated protein 2 isoform X2, producing the protein MDTKYKDDLFKKYVQFHESKLNASDNKQRPVNDEYLRVAASALLCLPKIDPFYRFRLIKFYEMVENSLRSLKSSNLRSLHTAFAMLEMIGINLFLYPWKKEFKTIKTYTGPFVYYVKSTLPEEDVRQILNYMGWGN